The following are from one region of the Deinococcus radiopugnans ATCC 19172 genome:
- the ffh gene encoding signal recognition particle protein: protein MFESLGNKLQDILDRVGKERQLTESQVKAAMREIRMALLEADVNFGVAKEFVAKVSEKAVGQEVSGSLNSGQTVVKLVHDELIETLGGKSIQPELKTEGNVWFMVGLQGAGKTTSTGKLAAHYKSKGRRVLLVAADTQRPAARDQLEVLAKQVGVPVLKVADGETPAETRRRVDEHLRTDFRDLVIVDTAGRLQIDEALMDQLADLQAAMQPTETLLVVDAMTGQEALNVAQTFDTRVQVSGLIITKMDGDARGGAALSARSVTGKPIYFAGTSEKISGLDAFHPDRVAGRILGMGDVLGLIERAEMADLKAMEVKKPGDFDLEDLLTQLRQIRKMGPLGDLLKLIPGMSRALPEGFNVDEKQIQRIDAMISSMTLKERRNPKVIDGRRRKRIAAGSGHSVQDINKLLKMHEQMKDMMKMLGRMGGKGPGGKPPRMPNLPPNVRR from the coding sequence ACCGCGTGGGCAAGGAGCGCCAGCTCACCGAGTCGCAGGTCAAGGCCGCCATGCGCGAGATCCGGATGGCGCTGCTGGAAGCCGACGTGAATTTTGGCGTGGCGAAGGAATTCGTGGCGAAGGTCTCCGAGAAGGCCGTGGGGCAGGAGGTTTCGGGCAGCCTCAACTCCGGGCAGACCGTGGTGAAACTGGTCCACGACGAGCTGATCGAGACGCTGGGCGGCAAATCCATCCAGCCGGAACTGAAGACCGAGGGCAACGTGTGGTTCATGGTGGGGCTGCAGGGGGCGGGCAAGACGACCAGCACCGGCAAACTGGCCGCGCATTACAAGAGCAAGGGCCGCCGCGTGCTGCTGGTGGCCGCCGACACCCAGCGCCCGGCGGCGCGGGACCAGCTGGAAGTGCTGGCCAAGCAGGTGGGCGTGCCGGTGCTGAAGGTGGCCGACGGCGAGACCCCCGCCGAAACCCGCCGCCGTGTGGACGAGCACCTGAGGACCGATTTCCGCGATCTGGTCATCGTGGACACGGCGGGCCGCCTCCAGATCGACGAGGCGCTGATGGACCAGCTGGCGGATCTGCAGGCCGCCATGCAGCCCACCGAAACGCTGCTGGTGGTGGACGCCATGACCGGGCAGGAGGCGCTGAACGTGGCCCAGACCTTCGACACGCGCGTGCAGGTTTCGGGATTGATCATCACCAAGATGGACGGCGACGCACGCGGCGGCGCGGCCCTCTCGGCGCGCAGCGTGACGGGCAAGCCGATCTACTTCGCCGGGACCAGCGAGAAGATCAGCGGGCTCGACGCCTTCCACCCAGACCGCGTGGCCGGGCGCATCCTAGGCATGGGCGACGTCCTGGGATTGATCGAACGCGCCGAGATGGCGGACCTCAAGGCGATGGAGGTCAAGAAGCCCGGCGACTTCGATCTGGAAGACCTGCTGACCCAGTTACGCCAGATTCGCAAGATGGGACCACTGGGTGATCTCCTGAAATTGATCCCCGGCATGAGCCGCGCCCTGCCCGAGGGCTTCAACGTGGACGAGAAGCAGATTCAGCGTATCGACGCCATGATTTCCAGCATGACCCTCAAGGAGCGGCGCAACCCCAAGGTGATTGACGGGCGGCGGCGCAAACGAATCGCGGCGGGCAGCGGCCACAGCGTGCAGGACATCAACAAGCTCCTGAAGATGCACGAGCAGATGAAGGACATGATGAAGATGCTGGGGCGCATGGGAGGCAAGGGACCGGGCGGCAAGCCCCCGCGCATGCCCAACTTGCCCCCCAACGTTCGGCGCTAG